The nucleotide window atcaataaacaaaaacTATTAATTGGTTCTGTATTTAAATAGGAAAGGATTTTTAAGGGATGGAGTTATAATATATTAGGGGGAAAGTGTGCTTGAAAAATGCATACAGATCACAAAATGCAGCTCGGaatattatttcaatattttttcaagCCAAACAGACTATAAAGTTGCTGATTAGTAAGTAATAACCTCAAATGTCATATTATGATGCTTGCATCTGACTCATTAATCTTTTCAAATGTTAGGTGTTACGTGTAGAGAGAAATGAGTCATTTATTGTTTAAACAAGAGAGCAGCTGTTAGTTTTTTCTAGTGTTAAAACCTTTAGTGGCATCTATAAATGGAAAAAGAGTCAACGAACTCTTCTCTCAGCTGTTGTTTTAGCAGCTGACAGTACCATTGACTTCACCGTGAtgtaaaataagaggaaaaaacctTTACTCATGGATGGAgaccttgaaatttaaaaatacatatttccctAATCTAaggacattcattcattccttcgaCAAATGTTTATGGAGCACTCATGAGGTCGTGTGGCTATAGCATTGAACAAAACAAACCTCCCCAAATCCCTGTGTTTATGGAGCTTATGTTCTTTTGAGCATGTTTAAGAATACCAATCTTTGAAAGTACAATATATTTACACCCCGACTGAGTTTTTTATAATGTGataacataattttataataaaatatttcatgaagTATATGATGCTATTTGTGTATAAACAAAGGATCAGTTTTTTTCAAGTCAGCCTTCTGCATCCCATACTTAATATGGTGTGTTCTATTATAGTCAACAGCTTATATTCTagttgtatattcttttttttttcatgtataaagCCTGTTTTTCAAATAATACCAGGCATGTAGCACTTCGTCCTGATTTTGCTGCGTTCTGTTGATTACATTGTTCTGATAGGGTTACGtctgttccatttttaaaatttttatttaatgagaGATCAACACTTGAAACTGCAGAATATCTTTATTAATCATAGTGTATATGTTGTGGGATTTTTCTTCCCTAATGtcaacttttaactttttttcctggttttattattgttgtttgccACATCAAATCCTTTGCAGAGCAAGGCAGGGTGTGAACGAGTAATATCATAATTTAATCAATACTAATTATAGTTTTTCCGCTGAAGAATAATGATAACAGGATATCTTATAAAGTTAGCAGTTTCTTTCCATTTAATTTAGTCATGAATTGGGGGGGtattattcttttaaaggttttttccaaaaaaataatCTGCCTAAGTAGCAGTCTTTTAAGTTTCCTACTTCTCAAAGAATATTATATATCCTGCTGTTTTaagtagaaaataaacatttataacaGTTACTGGAAAGAGGATCTTGCTTATGAGTATTCAAATGAACTCACCTCATATTCTTGACCTTTGCATCATTAATTCAGATAGCCAAGTAGCTTGCCACTAGACCAGTTTTAGCAGACTGACTCATTGTTATGATTCAGTTTTCTGTTAGTTCAGTGAACATTTTCTTGTGGTATCCTTTATTAGCCTGTCTTCTAatgctttatgtattttaaagctTTCCACTTCATTTAAATCTCTCGTTTCTTAGCTGTTTCCTTAGTGATTAAAGTTCCAGTTGTTCCTTTCAATCTCTGACAGCTGCAAGAGCAACTCTTCTTCCAAACTAGCTCTCCTACATTCCCGTTGTTAGCACTGGTTTCTATATTTAGCTGGTGGGATTAAATTGCAAAGGCTTCAAGCTGGGCAGAGCATACTGATCTGCCTTTTTACTGCTAGACCTGTGTGCTGTGAGGAGCTAAGGCCTTAGTGTCCCCTTCCTTACCCAGGTTACTCACAAAATGGATTCCCAGCGGGAACTCGCAGAGGAACTGCGGCTTTACCAATCCACCCTTCTTCAGGATGGTCTAAAAGATCTCCTGGATGAGAAAAAATTCATCGATTGCACCCTAAAAGCAGGTGACAAAAGTCTTCCTTGCCACAGATTGATTTTGTCAGCTTGTAGTCCTTACTTCCGTGAGTATTTTTTATCTGAAATTGATGAGGCGAAAAAAAAGGAGGTAGTACTAGATAATGTGGATCCTGCTGTACTGGATTTAATCATTAAGTACCTATACTCTGCCAGTATTGATCTCAATGACGGAAACGTGCAAGATATTTTTGCATTGGCCAGCCGCTTTCAGATCCCCTCCGTGTTCACTGTCTGCGTTTCTTATCTTCAGAAAAGACTTGCTCCTGGTAACTGTCTAGCTATTCTAAGATTAGGACTTCTTCTTGACTGCCCGAGACTTGCCATCTCTGCCCGCGAATTTGTGTCTGATCGCTTTGTACAGATTTGTAAGGAAGAGGACTTCATGCAACTGTCTCCACAGGAGCTGAtctcagtcatttccaatgacAGCCTAAAtgtagaaaaggaagaagcagtATTTGAGGCAGTGATGAAATGGGTGCGAACAGACAAAGAAAATAGGGTTAAAAACCTTAGCGAAGTGTTTGATTGTATTCGTTTTCGCCTTatgacagaaaaatattttaaagatcatGTTGAAAAAGATGATATAATTAAAAGCAACccagaactccagaaaaaaatcaaagttctCAAAGATGCCTTTGCAGGCAAACTCCCAGAACCTAGCAAAAACACAGCGAAGGCTGGGGCTGGCGAGGTGAATGGTGATGTTGGCGATGAAGATTTACTTCCTGGTTACCTGAATGATATTCCCAGGCATGGAATGTTTGTCAAGGACCTCATCCTCCTGGTTAATGACACAGCTGCTGTGGCTTATGATCCCACGGAAAATGAATGCTACCTTACCGCGCTGGCTGAGCAGATCCCCAGAAATCATTCCAGCATCGTTACCCAACAAAATCAGGTGTATGTGGTAGGAGGGCTGTATgtggatgaagaaaataaagctcaGCCCCTACAGTCCTACTTCTTCCAGGTAAGAAAGGCTATCTTCACATATGCAGAGACATAAGGGAAGGATGTTAGTCACCATCTGGTTAGCTGATTGTGAATTACTTAGGCTCCTTGTACTGTATTCTATCAATACTTGACGTCCTATTCCAGTCCCTTGCATTTTCATTAAGTACTGACAAATATTTAGATCAGTTAGCTGCTTGttcatatttaataaacattttcatgAAGAATGAGGTTCTAATTCATGTACAAGTGGTGGCTCATGATTTTCTTTATGCTCTTTTACCTAAAATGTCATGTTTATAGTTGATTGTGACTGTAATCCTTTAAAGTCCAGTAttttagtaaaaacaaaatttaatctTGTATCCTCTTTCTGAAAAATAGGTATTTTCCAAAAATCAAAGTACTCTACAAAAAGTTATAATTGATCAGATTTTCTACCTTTTTCCAAGTGCTTGATTTGAAATTCTCAGAGGTAGCATTTCATCTCTTAATTGTGGTTTACTGCCTAAAATACAattatattgaaagtgaaaagaacttGTATAAGTATTTTACACGCTTTGGATTACCTTTGAGGAAATACTATCTATACAAATGTCACTAGTTTGAATCGATTAATTgtatttagaaatttttatttatgataaATGATCAAATTTCTTTGGATCAGAGTTGTACTTAGACATTATTGCAACTTAATCTGTTTTATGAAACCATAGAAGTTTCCAAGAAGAGAGATCCTCCTAAACAAACTCTCTGTAGTTTGTTTGAAAGGCATTAGTTTCATGTTACCAACACATTATACTTTACCAGTTTATGAAGGAATCAGTGACTTTATCTTTAATACCAATACCAGTACTTTGTAGCTTACAGATAGTTCAAAAGGGTTTGTTTAGGTCATGGCTACTCATGGCCTGTAGTTTATGGGCATTGAATTCGAAAGGCCAAAGATAAGTAAGTATAGAATGTCACACCACAGTCACTGAGCGATTTCAAATTGTGTGACCTACCGAGCGTTTATAAAACACACTCTTTAACCATCTTCTACTAATCTCAAAAAAATGTAATACATTCAATCATGCTTCTTAATTTTCCAAATTCCATTAAAGGATGTTAactatgaaatataaaaataacaataaaagctGTAATCATAAGTATTTGAATGTGGGCCAGAAAACTTCCTAAGGGCTAGTTTTAAATTCAGATAAATTTCAGAAAGGGTAAAGTCAATTGAAAAGACAATAATCTATCTAGGAAgtaaaaatgacattaaaatacaaataacctGGAAATCAAATCTGAAGAATACTTCTAGCCTTATCTTTAGTCCCTTCTATCCTATCGCTACCCTTGCTTTTATTGACATAGCCTCACATTTCTGGTTCAGGAAGCATGCTTGATGTTCCTTATAGCTATAAAAACAGTTATTCAAAGTTGAAAAGGTCAACTCCCTATTATTTCCTATGCCTTGCTCCTTTAAAAGGCACAAATAGTGAGACAAGGATAAAATAGTGAGCCAGGATAAAAACACCTGTGAAAAAGGATTATGACTCACAAGAAAATGTATGAGAATTTCAGGTTTTGTATTTTCTGCTTTGTCACCTctgtttaaaatgtattaagtCAGGATTCATATGACCTTTGGTTGTATACTAGAAttagattataattttttttacctAGATAAGAGAGGGTTTTTTTCCTATAGAATTAACAGTTTCATCAAATCTTTGAACAGCACCACATCTTAAGTATTCTGAGTCCAAACTCTAATTTtagggatgagaaaactgaagccagagaggttaaatagctTGACAACTCGTCTGTAAAAACACCTAGCAGGCAGTCTACTGTAGGAAGTGCCCTATCGGGGGTAGTATGGGAAGGTAGACAGTATTGGGTAGTGTGGGCAGTAAACCCTCTGATTTGGGATTATGATGGCTGCTGCTcccattgaaaaaaagaaaaaaaaaaacctatgaatTTATATAGTTTGCATCGAGTATCACTTAAAAGCTCTGTGAGCTTGGGCAAATtgtttaacctttctgtgcctgtTTTCTCCTCTCTAAATCAGAGATAACAAATGAGAGGACTAAATTAGATTACCTGCATAAAGCACCCAGTATGAAGCCTATCACAGAGTAAaaattcctttgttgttgtttagtcactcagtcatgtctgactcttttgtgaccctgtgaactgtagcccaccaggctcctctgtccatgggatttctcaggcaagaatactggagtgggctgccatttccttctccaagggatcttcctgaccaaggattgaacccgcatctcctacattggcagatggattctttgccagtgagccaccagggaatcccaaaaaGTCGATAACTGTCATTATTATTGCTTCTATACTACCTACTGGTTTCTTGATAAAGGactttctttcaaaaatgaatacATTAGTGATCACCATCTGGATATACCACAGACTTGAATATCTGCATCTGTTCTTGGTATGCAGTTATTCtgggttttttccctttttcttctgcTACATAGAAATAGCACTAGAGAGAACA belongs to Capra hircus breed San Clemente chromosome 2, ASM170441v1, whole genome shotgun sequence and includes:
- the KLHL41 gene encoding kelch-like protein 41; the protein is MDSQRELAEELRLYQSTLLQDGLKDLLDEKKFIDCTLKAGDKSLPCHRLILSACSPYFREYFLSEIDEAKKKEVVLDNVDPAVLDLIIKYLYSASIDLNDGNVQDIFALASRFQIPSVFTVCVSYLQKRLAPGNCLAILRLGLLLDCPRLAISAREFVSDRFVQICKEEDFMQLSPQELISVISNDSLNVEKEEAVFEAVMKWVRTDKENRVKNLSEVFDCIRFRLMTEKYFKDHVEKDDIIKSNPELQKKIKVLKDAFAGKLPEPSKNTAKAGAGEVNGDVGDEDLLPGYLNDIPRHGMFVKDLILLVNDTAAVAYDPTENECYLTALAEQIPRNHSSIVTQQNQVYVVGGLYVDEENKAQPLQSYFFQLDNVASEWVGLPPLPSARCLFGLGEIDDKIYVVAGKDLQTEASLDTVLCYDPVAAKWNEVKKLPIKVYGHSVISHKGMIYCLGGKTDDKKCTNRVFVYNPKKGDWKDLAPMKIPRSMFGVAVHKGKIVIAGGVTEDGLSASVEAFDLNTNKWEVMTEFPQERSSISLVSLAGSLYAIGGFAMIQLESKEFAPTEVNDIWKYEDDKKEWAGMLKEIRYASGASCLATRLNLFKLSKL